A region of Aphanothece sacrum FPU1 DNA encodes the following proteins:
- a CDS encoding 2-keto-4-pentenoate hydratase, which produces MNKIKFLSVFFLLLLNPIFTPEQTKEVKKTESFFLTRYKYNNRIGLKNKGLSFNGDSSLPTLTNPETESLAQTLFEHYLKKQPVLTFPNDLSLKQAETIQKKLVKLLIPSQGQLIGYKAGLTNQKIQEKFKVSQPVLGRILKQMILPSGVTLPPNFAAIPRLEGDLIVRVKSEGINQAKTPQEILKNLDAIIPFLELPDLVYTKDLELNGAMLVAVNVGARLGIVGTPILLQSTEKWQNKLNNIQVIIVDQSGQELAQGHSKNLLGDPLKVVLWIKDKLHSQGKSLKKGDLLSLGSITPVIPIKPGTTIYGQYLGLNPDKKIEISVNFKN; this is translated from the coding sequence ATGAATAAAATAAAATTTTTATCTGTTTTCTTTTTGCTATTACTCAACCCAATTTTTACACCAGAACAGACTAAAGAAGTTAAGAAAACTGAGTCATTTTTTTTGACAAGATATAAATATAATAACCGAATAGGTCTAAAAAATAAAGGACTAAGTTTTAATGGCGATAGTTCATTGCCGACTTTGACTAACCCTGAAACAGAAAGTTTAGCTCAAACTCTATTTGAGCATTATCTTAAAAAACAACCAGTTTTAACTTTTCCCAATGACTTAAGTTTAAAGCAAGCTGAAACCATACAGAAAAAGTTAGTTAAATTATTAATCCCATCTCAAGGTCAACTTATCGGTTATAAAGCGGGGTTAACCAATCAAAAAATCCAGGAAAAGTTTAAAGTATCTCAACCAGTTTTAGGAAGAATACTTAAACAGATGATTCTCCCATCAGGTGTAACATTACCTCCTAATTTTGCTGCCATACCCAGATTAGAAGGAGATTTAATTGTCAGGGTTAAAAGTGAAGGCATTAATCAAGCTAAAACTCCTCAAGAAATTCTCAAAAATCTTGATGCTATTATCCCTTTCTTAGAATTACCTGATTTAGTTTATACTAAAGACTTAGAGTTAAATGGTGCAATGTTAGTGGCAGTTAATGTAGGTGCAAGATTAGGAATCGTCGGAACACCTATTCTTCTACAATCAACGGAAAAATGGCAAAATAAATTAAATAATATACAAGTTATTATTGTCGATCAATCAGGACAAGAATTAGCCCAAGGACATAGTAAAAATCTACTTGGAGATCCTCTTAAAGTTGTTCTCTGGATCAAAGATAAATTACACAGTCAAGGAAAATCTTTAAAAAAAGGAGACTTATTATCTTTAGGCAGTATTACTCCTGTAATTCCTATTAAACCAGGAACAACAATCTATGGACAGTATTTAGGATTAAACCCAGATAAGAAAATTGAAATCTCTGTTAATTTTAAGAATTAA
- the lgt gene encoding prolipoprotein diacylglyceryl transferase — MLLAFQFQSPSPILFELGPIVIRWYGFLIASAVLIGVTLSQWLAKYRHVNPDLIGDLVIWLVIAAIPCARLYYVIFEWQEYAQRPGDIIAIWKGGIAIHGAILGGTLATIIFARIHKTSVWQLADLVVPSVALGQTIGRWGNFFNSEAFGSPTNLPWKLYIPISNRPVTYLNYEYFHPTFLYESIWNFLVFGLLLVLFFAGLRSAKKIKVGTLALVYLVAYSFGRFWIEGLRTDSLMLGPLRIAQVISLIMMGLGVWGLIWVYRLKHSLPDVISRSSSVDLDEF, encoded by the coding sequence ATGTTATTAGCTTTTCAGTTTCAATCTCCTAGCCCGATCTTATTTGAACTTGGGCCAATTGTCATCCGTTGGTATGGATTTTTAATTGCCTCGGCGGTTTTAATTGGGGTCACTTTATCACAATGGTTGGCTAAATATCGTCATGTTAATCCTGATTTAATTGGGGATTTAGTGATTTGGTTAGTCATTGCGGCTATTCCTTGCGCTAGACTTTATTATGTAATTTTTGAATGGCAAGAATACGCCCAACGTCCCGGAGATATTATTGCGATTTGGAAAGGAGGAATTGCCATTCATGGGGCTATTCTGGGAGGAACATTAGCGACCATTATTTTTGCCCGTATTCATAAAACCTCTGTTTGGCAATTAGCGGATTTAGTAGTTCCCTCAGTAGCTTTAGGACAAACTATTGGCAGATGGGGAAACTTTTTTAATTCTGAAGCCTTTGGTTCACCGACTAATTTACCATGGAAACTGTATATTCCCATTAGTAATCGTCCCGTTACCTATCTCAACTATGAATATTTTCATCCGACATTTCTTTATGAATCTATTTGGAATTTCTTAGTTTTTGGCTTACTGTTAGTTTTATTTTTTGCCGGATTAAGATCTGCTAAAAAAATCAAAGTGGGAACTTTAGCATTAGTGTATTTAGTGGCTTATAGTTTCGGCAGATTTTGGATAGAAGGATTAAGGACTGATAGCTTAATGTTAGGGCCGTTAAGAATCGCACAAGTAATTAGTTTAATTATGATGGGGTTAGGTGTTTGGGGATTAATTTGGGTCTATCGGTTAAAGCATTCTTTACCTGATGTAATTAGTCGATCATCTTCCGTTGATTTAGACGAATTTTAA
- a CDS encoding phospholipid carrier-dependent glycosyltransferase: MPMNKKSLSLTPSRVWIILGLIWLASNLCDRIWLMLDHSMPAWDQSNHLNKSLQYVYELESPQFLNGEWWRNFWKLSSKYPPLTYIIAAIFQKIFGVGNDQALLTNLLYSAILILSVYTLGKILFSPQVGLWGATLSILIPRLYQTRLQFVIDNTLLTLTIACFCCLTLWKIQKYKEKQWLWTVIFGLVWGLALLTKQSVMFFLLTPLLWLGLTYLWQGKWERILQLITSFIVSSLIWFPWYRTNWIYLFSTVQNSNAIPASYEGDPPLNTLAAWTYYWQDLPLAMGWILLIVPLVGLLLHLLRRFPGINEDVDSKKAISGIKWLGVYFLGSYLICSAIFNKDTRYIMSYLPILAIFLGYCLTLWRGKYKPVRWVTLGVAIWVMVTNLFPISFNDNLTLSLSPGVLFRPYMGPEIPNTELMETVRKTTPYQLANLGVIANTDSINHNTLNYYGQLANFQIYGRELGNKAEDIQQDQQYFDWFVTKTGDNGFARDTQLALAKKLENDPNFKVIKAWELPDKSTLKLYQRKTPSVRVESLSKPIDQIKLDQVIIPQKAIPGLPVAVTYEWSGNLSELNSGIVLLDWQLMGDKTKTNFWIHDHGFGQGMLYHKSGDDKGVKLIETMSMIPPKNMLPGQYELKATYLNRQTQKTYPINIPKITLTLDPNAYPIVAPPLDLNSQLRGLSLNLGQGIDGLGKIFDEIDRINQYDPIQDYLKQTQEALTYRLTHQSTQYQLDWTYGVVLSYILQENPQGAIAALKELIKLDPNNPYHHGYLGFVYLYDWQPKAAEIAIKSALKLKSNIKEFQYLDGISAIMQGNFIKGWRVLSPLL; encoded by the coding sequence ATGCCCATGAACAAAAAAAGTTTATCTTTAACCCCAAGTCGAGTATGGATAATTCTAGGACTAATTTGGTTAGCAAGTAATCTTTGTGATCGCATCTGGTTAATGTTAGATCATTCTATGCCTGCTTGGGATCAAAGCAATCATCTTAATAAATCTTTACAATATGTTTATGAGTTAGAGTCGCCCCAATTTTTAAACGGTGAATGGTGGCGTAATTTTTGGAAATTATCATCAAAATATCCTCCTTTAACTTATATTATTGCTGCTATTTTTCAGAAAATATTTGGGGTAGGTAACGATCAAGCATTACTAACAAATTTACTTTACAGTGCTATTTTAATTTTATCGGTTTATACCCTAGGAAAAATCCTTTTTAGTCCCCAAGTTGGGTTATGGGGAGCAACCTTATCAATTTTAATCCCTCGTCTCTATCAAACTCGTTTACAATTTGTTATTGATAATACTTTACTAACCTTAACTATTGCTTGTTTTTGTTGTTTAACCCTTTGGAAAATCCAGAAATATAAAGAAAAACAATGGTTATGGACAGTAATTTTTGGCTTAGTGTGGGGACTAGCATTACTGACTAAGCAAAGTGTAATGTTTTTCTTGTTAACTCCTTTATTATGGTTAGGATTAACCTATCTATGGCAAGGAAAATGGGAAAGAATTTTACAATTAATCACCAGTTTTATTGTTTCTAGTTTAATTTGGTTTCCTTGGTATAGAACTAATTGGATTTACTTATTTAGTACTGTACAAAATTCTAATGCTATTCCTGCTTCTTATGAAGGTGATCCACCTTTAAATACCTTAGCAGCTTGGACTTATTATTGGCAAGATTTACCTTTAGCAATGGGTTGGATATTATTAATTGTTCCTCTGGTTGGGTTACTATTACACTTATTACGAAGATTTCCAGGTATTAATGAGGATGTGGACAGTAAAAAAGCCATATCCGGGATTAAATGGTTAGGAGTTTATTTTCTTGGATCATACTTAATTTGTTCGGCTATCTTTAATAAAGATACTCGTTATATTATGTCTTATTTACCAATATTAGCTATATTTTTAGGCTATTGTTTAACCCTATGGAGAGGTAAATATAAACCTGTTAGATGGGTAACATTGGGAGTAGCAATCTGGGTCATGGTTACTAATTTATTTCCCATTTCTTTCAATGATAATTTAACCTTATCCTTAAGTCCTGGAGTATTATTTCGTCCCTATATGGGGCCAGAAATTCCTAATACAGAACTCATGGAAACTGTCAGAAAAACAACACCCTATCAACTGGCTAATTTAGGGGTTATAGCTAATACTGATTCAATTAATCATAATACGCTCAATTATTATGGTCAATTAGCTAATTTTCAGATTTATGGACGAGAATTAGGAAATAAAGCCGAAGATATTCAACAAGATCAACAATATTTTGACTGGTTTGTCACCAAAACTGGAGATAATGGCTTTGCTAGAGATACTCAATTAGCTTTAGCTAAAAAATTAGAAAATGATCCCAATTTTAAGGTTATAAAAGCTTGGGAATTACCTGATAAAAGTACATTAAAACTTTATCAACGTAAAACTCCATCAGTTCGGGTTGAATCTTTATCTAAACCTATAGATCAAATTAAATTAGATCAGGTTATTATTCCCCAGAAAGCCATCCCAGGTTTACCAGTTGCTGTAACTTATGAATGGTCAGGCAATTTATCAGAATTAAACTCAGGTATAGTCTTATTAGATTGGCAATTAATGGGGGACAAAACTAAAACCAATTTTTGGATACATGATCATGGGTTTGGACAAGGAATGTTATATCATAAGTCTGGTGATGATAAGGGGGTAAAACTTATTGAAACAATGAGTATGATACCCCCTAAAAATATGTTACCTGGTCAATACGAATTAAAGGCAACCTATCTAAATCGTCAAACTCAAAAAACCTATCCTATTAACATTCCTAAGATTACTCTAACTCTTGATCCTAATGCTTATCCTATTGTTGCACCTCCCCTAGATTTAAACAGTCAATTAAGAGGACTTTCCTTAAATTTAGGGCAAGGAATAGACGGGTTAGGCAAAATTTTTGATGAAATTGATCGGATAAATCAATATGATCCAATTCAAGACTATTTAAAACAAACACAAGAAGCATTAACTTATCGTTTAACTCACCAATCTACTCAATATCAATTAGACTGGACATATGGGGTGGTATTATCTTATATATTACAAGAGAATCCTCAAGGGGCGATCGCTGCTTTAAAAGAACTCATCAAACTTGATCCTAATAACCCTTATCATCACGGTTATCTAGGGTTTGTTTATCTTTATGATTGGCAACCAAAAGCCGCAGAAATTGCAATAAAATCAGCCTTAAAACTTAAATCAAATATTAAAGAATTCCAATATTTAGACGGAATTTCTGCTATAATGCAAGGTAATTTTATTAAAGGTTGGCGTGTCTTGTCCCCTTTACTTTAA
- a CDS encoding esterase/lipase family protein, whose product MISQRNPVVLVHGIYNTTAKFNTMTNYLTQLGWSVYCFNLKPNDGDGHLENLAEQVANYITHTFANKQPFDLIGFSMGGLITRYYLQRLGGVKQVHRYISISAPNKGTLTAYALSRPGIRQMRPNSQFLQQLNHDIQDTLGGINVTIIWTPYDLMILPAHSSKLNLGKQIKLPVLNHELMVRHPRILQAVSQALSEPICSSR is encoded by the coding sequence ATGATAAGTCAACGTAATCCTGTTGTTTTAGTACACGGAATTTATAATACTACCGCTAAATTTAATACAATGACTAACTATTTAACTCAGTTAGGTTGGTCGGTTTACTGTTTTAATCTTAAACCCAATGATGGAGATGGTCATCTCGAAAATTTAGCTGAACAAGTGGCTAATTATATTACTCATACTTTTGCTAATAAACAACCTTTTGATTTAATTGGATTTAGTATGGGAGGATTAATTACCCGATATTATTTACAACGTCTTGGAGGAGTAAAACAAGTTCATCGTTATATTAGTATTTCTGCCCCCAATAAAGGAACCTTGACTGCCTATGCTTTATCTCGTCCAGGTATTAGACAAATGCGTCCCAATAGTCAATTTTTACAGCAGTTAAATCATGACATACAAGATACTTTAGGAGGAATTAATGTTACTATTATCTGGACTCCTTATGATCTGATGATTCTCCCTGCTCATAGTTCTAAACTTAATCTAGGAAAACAGATTAAACTTCCTGTGTTAAATCATGAACTAATGGTCAGACATCCCAGAATTTTACAAGCTGTTTCTCAAGCATTATCTGAACCCATTTGTTCCTCTCGATAA